The Papaver somniferum cultivar HN1 chromosome 3, ASM357369v1, whole genome shotgun sequence genome includes a region encoding these proteins:
- the LOC113357761 gene encoding perakine reductase-like yields the protein MEEEKQVDFPTVKLGNQGLEVSKLGFGCMGLTGAYNSPLTDDAGIAILKEAFSKGITFFDTSDVYGPHTNEVLVGKALKELPRDKIQIASKFGIVGMTPAGTLVKGTPEYVRSCCEASLKRLDVEYIDLYYQHRVDTSVPIEKTMGELKKLVEEGKIKYIGLSEANVDTIRRAHAVHPISALQMEWSIWTRDIEEEIVPVCRELGIGLVPYSPIGRGFFGGKAVVESLDEKSSLLGHPRFKGENLDKNKIFYTRIVKLAEKHGCTPAQLALAWVLHQGDDVVPIPGTTKIKNLHDNIGSAMVKLTKEEMNEISDAVPIDEVAGARTYDSMVNASWMFANTPPLKI from the exons ATGGAGGAAGAGAAACAAGTTGATTTTCCAACTGTGAAATTAGGAAATCAAGGTTTGGAG GTGTCGAAATTGGGTTTTGGGTGTATGGGACTAACTGGAGCTTACAATTCTCCTCTCACTGATGATGCTGGGATTGCAATACTTAAGGAAGCTTTCAGTAAAGGAATTACTTTCTTTGACACCTCAGATGTTTATGGACCTCATACTAATGAGGTCCTAGTTGGAAAG GCACTGAAGGAATTGCCTCGAGATAAAATTCAAATAGCCAGCAAGTTTGGTATTGTTGGAATGACTCCCGCTGGAACATTAGTTAAAGGTACACCTGAATATGTACGTTCTTGTTGTGAAGCTAGTCTTAAACGTCTTGATGTGGAGTACATTGATCTTTATTATCAACATCGTGTGGACACATCAGTACCCATAGAAAAAACC ATGGGGGAACttaagaagctggttgaagaaggaaaaataaagTACATTGGATTATCTGAAGCAAATGTTGACACAATAAGGAGGGCACATGCAGTTCACCCCATATCCGCGTTACAGATGGAGTGGTCCATCTGGACTCGTGATATCGAGGAAGAGATAGTCCCAGTTTGCAG GGAATTAGGTATTGGGTTGGTACCATACAGCCCAATTGGTCGTGGATTTTTTGGTGGGAAGGCAGTTGTTGAAAGTTTGGATGAAAAGAGTTCCTTG CTTGGGCATCCTAGGTTCAAAGGTGAAAACCTGGACAAAAACAAGATTTTTTATACTCGCATAGTAAAATTGGCTGAGAAGCATGGATGCACCCCTGCCCAACTAGCTTTAGCTTGGGTTCTTCATCAAGGGGACGATGTTGTGCCAATCCCCG GTACAACTAAGATTAAGAACCTCCACGACAACATTGGGTCTGCAATGGTGAAGCTTACAAAAGAAGAAATGAATGAGATATCGGACGCAGTACCTATTGATGAAGTGGCGGGAGCTAGAACCTATGACAGCATGGTTAATGCCTCATGGATGTTTGCAAATACTCCACCTTTAAAGATCTAA